A single genomic interval of Oreochromis aureus strain Israel breed Guangdong linkage group 12, ZZ_aureus, whole genome shotgun sequence harbors:
- the ubox5 gene encoding RING finger protein 37: protein MVVNLCLPHFHTTAHCNKLCADGYDVTNLVSADPALRSRGFKLEYFLRPPVQVTLKFGFQVELCRVDVELWPWGMDKGQACKRLEISTSSDPLPSTGTKDFPQKKQIQAKDRNAANRRELRNHESKSQQSNVHQWSLQAQQWSEVTPGEPQQRGCMFKHQTNTESSNSEPEFKLVARCELKEETKVCFTRSNFYPRAPFLSLPPPQPANCLQEELWSRGLLSLGAVTKLRVTMPYGGAASSLGLKSLTVWGQPARCCPAEEVERIKKVHEASERRLQQPAFFAPPIRQSKQGLQEPPSHSIPEEFLDPLTQEVMMLPMLLPSGVSVDNSTLEEYQKREATWGRPPNDPFTGVPFTSTSQPLPNPQLKSRIDHFLLQKGMTRRDGMLGRGVTGENTQASRLLTSKVHEQSQSSLCLNKSSNSGAAEYNADTRSTNGTVKIEDVGSGPLSDNKNHTSDAEYLSACNKSALDRRKKRDLSEISKESTDTSTPERELQTKKLKSDPVSVPSCSSHEQRLSASLDEALFSALQGRPSFTSNLPQKRVSPYSETLNTTQQRQNSGFPSSSPGEKMCSACSCSVSVYSTSASSVYRLSCGHLLCRACVQKEANPLRSATTSTSNRIVCPTCQHPTPRALITRVHY from the exons ATGGTTGTGAATCTCTGCTTGCCACATTTTCACACGACAGCTCATTGTAACAAG CTGTGCGCAGATGGCTATGATGTCACAAATCTTGTATCAGCTGACCCTGCCCTCCGCAGCCGTGGCTTTAAGCTGGAATATTTCCTTCGTCCACCTGTACAG GTGACATTGAAGTTTGGCTTCCAGGTGGAGCTGTGTAGGGTGGATGTGGAGTTGTGGCCCTGGGGTATGGACAAGGGACAGGCATGCAAGAGACTGGAGATCAGCACCAGTTCTGATCCGTTACCTTCTACAGGCACCAAAGATTTTCCACAAAAGAAACAGATACAGGCAAAAGATCGGAATGCAGCGAATAGACGAGAACTTCGAAACCATGAGAGTAAATCTCAACAGAGTAATGTCCACCAGTGGAGTCTTCAGGCCCAGCAGTGGAGTGAAGTGACTCCAGGTGAGCCTCAGCAAAGAGGCTGCATGTTCAAACATCAGACAAACACGGAATCCAGCAATTCTGAGCCAGAGTTTAAACTGGTGGCTCGTTGCGAACTAAAGGAGGAAACCAAAGTCTGTTTCACACGTTCAAATTTTTACCCCAGGGCCCCGTTTCTGTCCCTGCCTCCTCCACAACCTGCGAACTGTCTGCAAGAGGAGCTATGGAGTCGAGGTTTGCTCTCGCTCGGGGCTGTGACAAAGCTTCGTGTGACCATGCCTTATGGTGGTGCAGCATCATCTCTGGGGCTGAAATCTTTGACTGTGTGGGGACAACCTGCTCGCTGCTGCCCTGCAGAAGAAGTGGAGAGGATCAAAAAAGTCCACGAGGCCAGTGAAAGACGGCTACAACAGCCTGCATTTTTTGCACCCCCTATCAGACAAAGCAAGCAGGGACTGCAAGAACCTCCAAG TCATTCCATCCCAGAAGAATTCCTTGATCCACtcacacaggaagtgatgaTGCTACCTATGCTGCTGCCCAGTGGTGTATCAGTGGACAACTCCACTCTGGAAGAGTACCAGAAGAGGGAAGCCACTTGGGGTCGACCCCCAAATGACCCTTTCACTGGTGTACCATTCACTTCAACTTCCCAACCTCTTCCTAACCCCCAACTGAAAAGTCGCATTGACCACTTCCTGTTGCAGAAAGGGATGACGAGGAGGGATGGGATGTTGGGGAGAGGAGTTACAGGAGAGAATACACAGGCCTCAAGACTTCTAACCTCCAAAGTACACGAACAGTCTCAGAGCTCTCTGTGCCTCAATAAAAGCTCAAACAGTGGTGCTGCTGAATATAATGCTGACACCAGAAGCACAAACGGGACTGTGAAAATAGAAGATGTAGGGTCAGGACCTTTGTCAgataataaaaatcacacatctGATGCTGAGTATTTAAGTGCATGTAATAAATCAGCATTAGACAGGAGAAAGAAACGAGATCTAAGTGAGATTTCCAAAGAATCCACGGACACATCGACACCTGAGAGGGAActccaaacaaaaaaactaaaaagtgaTCCAGTTTCTG TTCCGAGCTGCAGCTCCCACGAGCAGCGTTTGTCTGCTAGTCTGGATGAGGCCCTCTTCTCTGCCCTGCAGGGCCGGCCCTCCTTCACTTCAAATTTGCCCCAGAAGCGGGTTAGTCCTTACTCTGAAACACTGAACACCACCCAACAGCGCCAGAATTCAGGCTTCCCAAGCAGTTCTCCAG GTGAGAAGATGTGCTCTGCGTGTTCCTGTTCTGTGTCCGTTTACTCCACCTCAGCATCATCCGTCTACCGTCTGAGCTGTGGTCACTTGCTCTGCCGCGCCTGCGTGCAgaaggaagccaatcctctgaggtcGGCCACTACATCAACATCCAATCGTATCGTGTGCCCAACCTGCCAACATCCCACCCCACGCGCTCTCATCACGCGGGTGCATTACTAA
- the LOC116310520 gene encoding vasopressin-neurophysin 2-copeptin, which translates to MPHSLFPLCVLGLLAFSSACYIQNCPRGGKRALTETGIRQCKSCGPGDRGRCFGPSICCGDSFGCLLGSPETAHCVEENYLLTPCQAGGRSCGSEGGHCAASGLCCNSEGCMVDSDCLGETEATDPVHGSARSSPTELLMRLLHVAARGQNEY; encoded by the exons ATGCCTCACTCCTTGTTCCCACTGTGCGTCCTAGGACTCCTCGCTTTCTCCTCCGCCTGCTACATCCAGAACTGCCCTCGAGGAGGCAAACGAGCGCTGACTGAGACTGGAATCAGACAG TGCAAGTCTTGTGGCCCTGGAGACAGGGGCCGCTGCTTTGGCCCCAGTATCTGCTGTGGGGACAGTTTCGGCTGCCTGCTTGGCTCCCCAGAAACAGCTCACTGTGTGGAGGAGAACTACTTGCTCACCCCCTGCCAGGCAGGAGGGAGATCCTGTGGGTCTGAGGGAGGGCACTGCGCTGCTTCTGGACTCTGCTGCAATTCTG aGGGCTGTATGGTGGACTCTGACTGCCTGGGAGAGACAGAGGCCACAGATCCAGTCCACGGCTCTGCAAGAAGCTCACCAACAGAGCTGCTGATGCGTCTTCTCCATGTGGCTGCCAGAGGACAGAATGAGTACTGA